A region from the Cervus elaphus chromosome 10, mCerEla1.1, whole genome shotgun sequence genome encodes:
- the CACNA1H gene encoding voltage-dependent T-type calcium channel subunit alpha-1H isoform X3, with amino-acid sequence MTEGVQAVDEVRVPLGAPAPGPAAAASPASPGAPGPEAERGSGPSASPPESPAAERGAELGADEEQPVPYPALAATVFFCLGQTTRPRSWCLRLVCNPWFEHVSMLVIMLNCVTLGMFRPCEDVECRSERCGILEAFDDFIFAFFAVEMVIKMIALGLFGQKCYLGDTWNRLDFFIVMAGMMEYSLDGHNVSLSAIRTVRVLRPLRAINRVPSMRILVTLLLDTLPMLGNVLLLCFFVFFIFGIVGVQLWAGLLRNRCFLDSTFARNSNLSFLRPYYQPDEGEENPFICSSRRDNGMQKCSHIPSRRELRVECTLGWEAYGQPQAEGAGGTGHHTCINWNQYYNVCRSGDSNPHNGAISFDNIGYAWIAIFQVITLEGWVDIMYYVMDAHSFYNFIYFILLIIVGSFFMINLCLVVIATQFSETKQRENQLMREQRARYLSNDSTLASFSEPGSCYEELLRYVGHVCRKLKRRGLRLYARWQSRWRKKADPGGAVRGRDSGRRPRRAGGRTASVHHLVYHHHHHHHHHYHFSHGSPRRPGPEPGAGDARLVRAGGPASPGRGPPDAESVHSVYHADCHVEGPQERARVAHAAATAAAGLKLAAGLGAMNYPTILPSATGTGKGGLGPKGKRPGGPPGAGGHSPLRLSSPDPCEKIQHLVGEHGLGQTPSRLSGLSVPCPLPSPQAGTLTCELSSCPYCTSALEDPELEFSDSGSGDSDSNGVYEFTQDVRHGDHRDPMQSPPEAEAPGAGGTRRRGPRRAAAGEQGGLGRIWASFSGKLRRIVDSKYFNRGIMVAILTNTLSMGVEYHEQPDELTNALEISNIVFTSMFALEMLLKLLACGPLGYIRNPYNIFDGIIVVISVWEIIGQADGGLSVLRTFRLLRVLKLVRFMPALRRQLVVLMKTMDNVATFCMLLMLFIFIFSILGMHLFGCKFSLKTDTGDTVPDRKNFDSLLWAIVTVFQILTQEDWNVVLYNGMASTSSWAALYFVALMTFGNYVLFNLLVAILVEGFQAEGDATRSDTDEDKTSTHLEEDLDKFRDLRATEMKMYSLAVTPNGHLEGRGSLPPPLIMRTAATPMPTPKSSPHLDAAPGPLDSRRGSSSSMDPQLGDQKSLSSLRSSPCAPWGPNSAWSSRRSSWNSLGRAPSLKRRSQCGERESLLSGEGRGSGSTDEEAEDGRPGAGASPGTRATPLRRAESLDHRSTLDLRPPRPATLLPTKTHDCNGQVLALPSEFFLRIDSHKEDPAEFDDDVEDSCCLRLQKVLEPHKPECCRSREPWALYLFSPQNRFRVSCQKIIAHKMFDHVVLVFIFLNCITIALERPDIDPGSTERVFLSVSNYIFTAIFVVEMMVKVVALGLVSGEHAYLQSSWNILDGVLVLVSLVDIVVAMASAGGAKILGILRVLRLLRTLRPLRVISRAPGLKLVVETLISSLRPIGNIVLICCAFFIIFGILGVQLFKGKFYYCEGADTRNISTKAECRAAHYRWVRRKYNFDNLGQDGWVNIMYDGLDAVGVDQQPVPNHNPWMLLYFISFLLIVSFFVLNMFVGVVVENFHKCRQHQEAEEARRREEKRQRRLERKRRSTFPNPEAQRRPYYADYSPTRRSIHTLCTSHYLDLFITFIIGVNVITMSMEHYNQPKALDEALKYCNYVFTIVFVVEAVLKLVAFGFRRFFKDRWNQLDLAIVLLSIMGITLEEIEMNAALPINPTIIRIMRVLRIARVLKLLKMATGMRALLDTVVQALPQVGNLGLLFMLLFFIYAALGVELFGRLECSEDNPCEGLSRHATFSNFGMAFLTLFRVSTGDNWNGIMKDTLRECAREDKHCLTYLPAISPIYFVTFVLVAQFVLVNVVVAVLMKHLEESNKEAREDAELDAELEMEMAQGSPARPRPAAPQSPGASPDSPNVLVVRKVSVSRMLSLPNDSYMFRPVVPAAAAHPHPLQEVEMETYAGASGRVTTAHSPPVESCASLQVPSAVSSPARGGDTLCALPPRGAARLPSVGRLLCRQEAVRTESLEGQVDGTGASSPYWGESGGKTPVRQASLGPSMRSPPRSPRPASIRTRKHTSGQHCLSSRPPAPGGEEAEAPDPADEEVSHITSSARSPSASPTARGMVGGEPDLHRLYSVDARGFLDQPGRVDEQRRPSGEPGVGDSRPEAGEAKPRALEAELALGARRKKKMSPPCISIEPPAEDEGAARAPAAEGSSTTLRRRTPSCEAVPHRDPLEPTDGAGLDAAAKGERRGQAPCRTEHLTVPNFAFEPLDVGGPSGDLFTDGGHGAAPEPRPSSSGTTAPPEPRETEPPVPSGDPPEEGRGVHLTVPESPPKRVSPPAVPVPGDSVDEPV; translated from the exons GTGGTTCGAGCACGTCAGCATGCTGGTCATCATGCTCAACTGCGTGACCCTGGGCATGTTCCGGCCCTGCGAGGACGTCGAGTGCCGCTCCGAGCGCTGCGGCATCCTGGAG GCCTTTGACGACTTCATCTTCGCCTTCTTCGCGGTGGAGATGGTCATCAAGATGATCGCCCTGGGGCTGTTTGGGCAGAAGTGCTACCTGGGAGACACGTGGAACAGGCTGGACTTCTTCATCGTCATGGCGGG TATGATGGAGTACTCCTTGGACGGACACAACGTGAGCCTCTCGGCCATCCGAACTGTGCGCGTGCTGCGGCCCCTTCGTGCCATCAACCGTGTGCCCA GCATGCGGATCCTGGTCACGCTGCTGCTGGACACACTGCCCATGCTCGGCAACGTCCTCCTGCTCTGCTTCTTTGTCTTCTTCATCTTCGGCATCGTGGGCGTCCAGCTTTGGGCCGGCCTGCTGCGCAACCGCTGCTTCCTGGACAGCACCTTCGCCAG GAACAGCAATCTCAGCTTCCTGCGGCCGTACTACCAGCCAGATGAGGGCGAGGAAAACCCGTTCATCTGCTCCTCTCGTCGGGACAACGGCATGCAGAAGTGCTCGCACATCCCCAGCCGCCGCGAGCTGCGCGTGGAGTGCACTCTGGGTTGGGAGGCCTACGGGCAGCCGCAGGCCGAGGGCGCCGGTGGCACGGGTCACCACACCTGCATCAACTGGAACCAGTACTACAACGTGTGCCGTTCGGGCGACTCCAACCCGCACAACGGGGCCATCAGCTTCGACAATATTGGCTACGCCTGGATCGCCATCTTCCAG GTGATCACGCTGGAGGGCTGGGTGGACATCATGTACTACGTCATGGACGCCCACTCCTTCTACAACTTCATCTACTTCATCTTGCTCATCATC GTGGGTTCCTTCTTCATGATCAACCTGTGCCTGGTGGTCATCGCCACGCAGTTCTCAGAGACGAAGCAGCGGGAGAACCAGCTGATGCGGGAGCAGCGGGCTCGCTACCTGTCCAACGACAGCACGCTGGCCAGCTTCTCCGAGCCGGGCAGCTGCTACGAGGAGCTCCTCCGGTACGTGGGCCACGTGTGCCGGAAGCTAAAGCGCCGGGGCCTGCGCCTCTACGCCCGCTGGCAGAGCCGCTGGCGCAAGAAGGCGGACCCCGGCGGCGCCGTGCGCGGCCGGGACTCagggcggcggccgcggcgggcgggcgggcgcacCGCCTCCGTCCACCACCTCgtgtaccaccaccaccaccaccaccaccaccactaccacttCAGCCACGGCAGCCCCCGCCGACCAGGCCCCGAGCCGGGGGCTGGTGACGCCAGGCTGGTGCGGGCCGGCGGGCCGGCCTCGCCCGGGCGCGGGCCCCCTGACGCCGAGTCGGTGCACAGCGTGTACCACGCCGACTGCCACGTGGAGGGGCCGCAGGAGAGGGCCCGCGTGGCGCACGCCGCAGCCACCGCTGCCGCCGGGCTCAAGCTGGCCGCGGGGCTGGGAGCCATGAACTACCCCACCATCCTGCCCTCGGCCACAGGCACTGGCAAAGGCGGCCTCGGGCCCAAGGGGAAGCGGCCTGGTGGCCCCCCGGGAGCTGGGGGGCACAGCCCCCTGAGGCTGAGCAGCCCGGATCCCTGCGAGAAGATCCAGCACCTGGTCGGGGAGCATG GACTGGGCCAGACCCCCAGCCGCCTGTCGGGCCTGAGTGTGCCGTGCCCGCTGCCCAGCCCCCAGGCAGGCACGCTGACCTGTGAGCTGAGCAGCTGCCCGTACTGCACCAGCGCCCTGGAGGACCCCGAGCTGGAGTTCAGCGACTCGGGCAGTGGAGACTCAGACAGCAACGGGGTCTACGAGTTCACGCAGGACGTGCGGCACGGGGACCACCGCGACCCCATGCAGTCGCCCCCCGAGGCGGAGGCACCAGGCGCGGGCGGCACACGGCGGAGGGGGCCacggcgggcggcggcgggcgaGCAGGGCGGGCTGGGCCGCATCTGGGCCTCCTTCAGTGGCAAGCTGCGCCGCATCGTGGACAGCAAGTATTTCAACCGGGGCATCATGGTGGCCATCCTCACCAACACGCTGAGCATGGGCGTCGAGTACCACGAGCAG CCTGACGAGCTGACCAACGCCCTGGAGATCAGCAACATTGTGTTCACAAGCATGTTTGCCTTGGAGATGCTGTTGAAGCTGCTGGCCTGCGGCCCACTGGGCTACATCCGGAACCCTTACAACATCTTTGACGGCATCATCGTGGTCATCAG cGTGTGGGAGATCATCGGGCAAGCGGACGGCGGGCTGTCGGTGCTGCGCACCTTCCGGCTGCTGCGGGTGCTCAAGCTGGTGCGCTTCATGCCCGCTCTGCGGCGCCAGCTGGTGGTGCTCATGAAGACCATGGACAACGTGGCCACTTTCTGCATGCTGCTCATGCttttcatcttcatcttcag CATTCTTGGCATGCATCTCTTCGGCTGCAAATTCAGCCTGAAAACAGATACCGGAGACACAGTCCCCGACCGAAAGAACTTTGATTCCCTGCTATGGGCCATTGTCACGGTGTTCCAG atcCTCACCCAGGAGGACTGGAACGTCGTCCTGTACAATGGCATGGCCTCCACGTCCTCCTGGGCCGCCCTGTACTTCGTGGCCCTCATGACCTTTGGCAACTATGTGCTCTTCAACCTGCTGGTGGCCATCCTGGTGGAGGGTTTCCAGGCCGAG GGCGATGCCACCAGGTCCGACACAGATGAAGACAAGACATCCACCCACTTGGAGGAAGACTTGGACAAGTTCCGAGACCTCAGGGCCACAG AGATGAAGATGTACTCGCTGGCGGTGACACCCAACGGGCACCTGGAGGGCCGGGgcagcctgccccctccccttaTCATGCGCACGGCAGCCACGCCCATGCCCACCCCCAAGAGCTCCCCACACCTGGACGCGGCCCCTGGGCCCCTGGACTCGCGCCGTGGCAGCAGCAGCTCCATGGACCCTCAGCTAGGGGACCAGAAATCTCTG tCTAGCCTCCGAAGCTCGCCCTGTGCCCCCTGGGGCCCCAACAGTGCCTGGAGCAGCCGGCGCTCCAGCTGGAACAGCCTGGGCCGCGCACCCAGCCTCAAGCGCAGGAGCCAGTGTGGGGAGCGAGAGTCGCTGCTCTCCGGTGAGGGCAGGGGCAGCGGCAGCACTGACGAGGAAGCTGAGGACGGCCGGCCCGGGGCGGGGGCCTCGCCGGGCACACGGGCCACGCCGCTGCGGCGCGCCGAGTCCCTGGACCACCGCAGCACGCTGGATCTGCGGCCCCCACGGCCAGCCACCCTGCTGCCCACCAAGACCCACGACTGCAACGGGCAGGTGCTGGCCCTGCCCAGCGAGTTCTTCCTGCGCATCGACAGCCACAAGGAGGATCCGGCCGAGTTTGACGACGACGTGGAGGAC agcTGCTGCTTACGGCTGCAGAAGGTGCTGGAGCCGCACAAGCCAGAGTGCTGCCGGAGCCGTGAGCCCTGGGCCCTGTATCTCTTCTCCCCGCAGAACAG gttccgtGTCTCCTGCCAAAAGATCATTGCTCACAAGATGTTCGATCACGTCGTCCTCGTCTTCATCTTCCTCAACTGCATCACCATTGCCCTGGAGAGGCCCGACATTGACCCGGGCAGCACC GAGCGCGTTTTCCTCAGCGTCTCCAACTACATCTTCACAGCGATCTTCGTGGTGGAGATGATGGTGAAG GTGGTGGCCCTGGGCCTCGTCTCGGGTGAGCACGCCTACCTGCAGAGCAGCTGGAACATACTGGACGGGGTGCTGGTCCTGGTGTCCTTGGTGGACATCGTCGTGGCCATGGCCTCGGCTGGCGGCGCCAAGATCCTGGGCATCCTGCGTGTGCTGCGCCTGCTGCGGACCCTGCGGCCTCTGAG GGTCATCAGCCGTGCGCCGGGCCTCAAACTGGTGGTGGAGACTCTGATATCGTCCCTCAGGCCCATCGGGAACATCGTCCTCATCTGCTGTGCCTTCTTCATCATCTTCGGCATCCTCGGGGTGCAG CTCTTCAAGGGGAAGTTTTACTACTGCGAGGGCGCCGACACCAGGAACATTTCCACCAAGGCCGAGTGCAGGGCCGCACACTACCGTTGGGTGCGACGCAAGTACAACTTCGACAACCTGGGCCAg GACGGCTGGGTGAACATCATGTACGACGGGCTGGACGCCGTGGGCGTGGACCAGCAG CCCGTGCCCAACCACAACCCATGGATGCTGCTCTACTTCATCTCCTTCCTGCTCATCGTCAGCTTCTTCGTGCTCAACATGTTCGTGGGCGTCGTGGTGGAGAACTTCCACAAGTGCCGGCAGCACCAGGAGGCCGAGGAGGCGCGGCGGCGCGAGGAGAAGCGGCAGCGTCGCCTGGAGAGGAAGCGCAGGA GCACTTTCCCCAACCCAG AGGCCCAGCGCCGGCCCTACTATGCAGACTACTCGCCCACCCGCCGCTCCATCCACACTCTGTGCACCAGCCACTACCTGGACCTCTTCATCACCTTCATCATCGGCGTCAACGTCATCACCATGTCCATGGAGCACTACAACCAGCCCAAG gctctggacGAGGCCCTCAAGTACTGCAATTACGTGTTCACCATCGTCTTTGTCGTGGAGGCCGTGCTGAAGTTGGTGGCCTTTGGGTTTCGGAGGTTCTTCAAGGACAG gTGGAACCAGCTGGACCTGGCCATCGTCCTGCTGTCCATCATGGGCATCACGCTGGAGGAGATCGAGATGAACGCAGCactgcccatcaaccccaccatCATCCGAATCATGCGTGTCCTCCGCATCGCCCGCG TCCTGAAGCTGCTCAAGATGGCCACGGGCATGCGGGCCCTGCTGGACACGGTGGTCCAGGCACTGCCCCAG GTAGGGAACCTCGgcctgcttttcatgctcctgttttttatCTATGCTGCCCTGGGAGTGGAGCTGTTCGGGAGGCTCG AATGCAGTGAGGACAACCCCTGCGAGGGCCTGAGCAGACACGCCACCTTCTCTAACTTCGGCATGGCCTTCCTCACGCTGTTCCGCGTGTCCACCGGGGACAACTGGAATGGGATCATGAAG GACACGCTACGCGAGTGCGCCCGCGAGGACAAGCACTGCCTCACCTACTTGCCGGCCATCTCGCCCATCTACTTCGTCACCTTCGTGCTGGTGGCCCAGTTCGTGCTGGTCAACGTGGTGGTGGCCGTGCTCATGAAGCACCTGGAGGAGAGCAACAAGGAGGCCCGCGAGGACGCCGAGCTGGACGCGGAGCTCGAGATGGAGATGGCGCAGGGGTCCCCCGCCCGGCCCAGGCCCGCGGCCCCGCAGAGCCCCGGCGCCTCGCCGGACTCCCCCAATGTGCTGGTCGTGCGCAAGGTGTCGGTGTCCAGGATGCTCTCGCTGCCCAACGACAGCTACATGTTCCGGCCCGTGGTGCCTGCGGCAGCCGCTCACCCCCACCCGCTACAGGAGGTGGAGATGGAGACCTACGCGGGCGCTTCGG GCCGGGTCACCACCGCCCACTCGCCGCCTGTGGAGTCCTGCGCCTCCCTCCAGGTCCCTTCTGCTGTGTCCTCCCCGGCCAGGGGTGGCGACACCCTCTGTGCCCTGCCCCCTCGGGGTGCAGCCCGCTTGCCTAGTGTCGGCCGGCTGCTCTGCAGACAG GAGGCCGTTCGCACGGAGTCCCTGGAAGGGCAGGTTGATGGCACCGGGGCCAGCAGCCCATACTGGGGAGAGTCCGGCGGGAAAACCCCCGTGAGGCAGGCATCCCTGGGGCCTTCCATGCGGTCCCCGCCCCGGTCCCCGCGGCCCGCCAGCATCCGCACCCGCAAGCACACTTCTGGACAGCATTGCCTCTCCAGCCGGCCGCCGGCCCCAGGCGGGGAGGAGGCCGAGGCCCCAGACCCAGCCGATGAGGAGGTCAGCCACATCACCAGCTCTGCCCGCAGTCCTTCGGCCTCGCCCACTGCCCGTGGGATGGTGGGCGGCGAGCCAGATCTGCACAGGCTCTACAGCGTGGACGCCCGGGGCTTCCTGGACCAGCCGGGCCGGGTGGACGAGCAGAGGCGACCCTCGGGGGAGCCGGGCGTCGGAGACAGCCGTCCAGAGGCCGGGGAGGCAAAGCCCCGGGCCCTGGAGGCCGAGCTGGCCCTGGGGGCACGCAGGAAGAAGAAGATGAGCCCCCCCTGCATCTCCATAGAGCCCCCCGCGGAGGACGAGGGTGCGGCCAGGGCCCCTGCGGCGGAGGGCAGCAGCACCACCCTGCGGCGGCGAACCCCATCCTGCGAGGCTGTGCCCCACAGAGACCCCCTGGAGCCCACAGACGGCGCAGGGCTGGACGCTGCTGCCAAGGGGGAGCGGCGGGGCCAGGCCCCCTGCCGCACAGAACACCTGACTGTCCCGAACTTCGCCTTTGAGCCGCTGGACGTGGGGGGCCCCAGTGGGGACCTGTTCACGGATGGGGGCCATGGGGCTGCCCCAGAACCCAGACCCTCCTCTTCAGGCACCACAGCCCCTCCTGAACCCCGGGAGACGGAGCCCCCAGTGCCCTCAGGAGACCCCCCAGAGGAGGGGCGGGGGGTGCACCTCACCGTCCCTGAGAGCCCTCCGAAGAGAGTGTCCCCCCCGGCTGTGCCAGTCCCGGGTGACAGCGTGGATGAGCCCGTGTAG